The DNA region GCCGTAACCGGCACAAATATGGTCAGGAGATGAGCTACGTGACCGATTGGTCCGATGATCTCTGGCGCGGGTATCTGCGCGACTACCACCGCATCGTGGAAGAAACCGATGTGCAGGTTGGCAGGATCATGGAGGCGTTGCGCGAGTCCGGCCTTGAGGAAGAGACGCTGGTTGTGTTCACCAGTGATCACGGCGAAGGGATGGCCGCCCACCACTGGGTGGTGAAACTCATGCTGTACGAGAATCCGGTGACCGTGCCGCTGGTGTTCCGCTGGCCCGGTGTGATTGAGGCCGGGCGTGTGGATCGAACGCATCTGGCTTCCGGCGTCGATCTTCTGCCTACCATCTGTGATTTCGCCGGCGTGCCGGTTGATCCGCAGGTCACGGGGGTCAGCCTGCGCCCGGTGATCGAGCGGCCCGACCTTCCAGGTCAGCCCTTCGTGGTGACCGAACTCGATCCGAACCCCGACGAGCCCGCCAAAACCGGCCGCATGGTGCGGACCGACAGGTTCAAGTATATGGTGTTTTCTCACGGCCGGCGGCCGGAAATGCTTTTCGATCTGGATTCCGATCCGGGCGAGATGCATAATCTCGTGTCGAAGCCCGAATTCGCGGACGAACTGCGCCGTCATCGTCAGTTGCTGAAGGAATGGCAGACCGCGACGAACGATACTTTTAGAGCAGAACGGAATGCTCTATGAACAGACGGGACTTCATACGCTTAACGTGAATCGGGCACGCCCGCCGTACTGGCAAAGGCATTCCGGGGGGAACTTTAATGAAGCAACCCATTGCGAGGAAGAAGCGATCAAGTGACGAGAAACCGGCGGTCCGCCGGCCACCGGGCTTTGTCCGGCTCGTGGGCGAATTGCGCGCGCTCATCCAGGGAGGCACTACATGAACCAACGCAACTTGATGCGAATGACCGGAGTGGGAATGCTGGCGGCCGGGCTGCCGGGGATTGTGATGGCCGCGGAGGGTGAAAGAGGCGCGTCGGCAGCCGCCCGTAAACCCAACATCATTTTCATTCTGGCTGACGACCTGGGGCAGTCCGACTTGGGCTGCTACGGCCAGGAACTGATCCAGACGCCCAATCTCG from Lentisphaerota bacterium includes:
- a CDS encoding DUF4976 domain-containing protein, encoding MSYVTDWSDDLWRGYLRDYHRIVEETDVQVGRIMEALRESGLEEETLVVFTSDHGEGMAAHHWVVKLMLYENPVTVPLVFRWPGVIEAGRVDRTHLASGVDLLPTICDFAGVPVDPQVTGVSLRPVIERPDLPGQPFVVTELDPNPDEPAKTGRMVRTDRFKYMVFSHGRRPEMLFDLDSDPGEMHNLVSKPEFADELRRHRQLLKEWQTATNDTFRAERNAL